From a single Pseudalkalibacillus hwajinpoensis genomic region:
- a CDS encoding HPr family phosphocarrier protein, giving the protein MKVKVLKPVFAETASQLVNTASRFPETILLKKDHWVVDAKSLLGVLALSLQPGQTLEVIVENEESTDVTASFLALGLFEEA; this is encoded by the coding sequence ATGAAAGTAAAAGTATTAAAACCAGTTTTTGCAGAAACAGCAAGTCAGCTTGTGAATACGGCAAGCCGCTTTCCTGAAACCATCCTACTGAAGAAGGACCACTGGGTAGTAGATGCAAAGAGTCTACTCGGCGTATTGGCGTTATCGCTTCAACCAGGTCAAACGCTTGAAGTTATTGTTGAAAACGAGGAATCCACAGATGTTACTGCATCATTTCTTGCGCTGGGCTTATTTGAAGAGGCGTGA
- a CDS encoding manganese-dependent inorganic pyrophosphatase, whose protein sequence is MEKVLIFGHKNPDTDTITSALVYADLKSKLGMNVEAVRLGAINGETQFALDQFNVEAPRMVQTVSNETNNVILVDHNERQQSVEDIENVRILEVIDHHRIANFETADPLYYRAEPVGCTATILNKLYKEKNIQIDKSIAGLMLSAIISDSLLFKSPTCTEEDIAAARELAGIAGVDAEAYGLDLLKAGADMSSKTPAELIALDAKEFGMGSAKVEVAQVNVVDTLDVLARQDAVELEMRKAIEAKDLDLFLLVVTDILSNNSTALALGKHSHHVEKAFNVELIENLAVLEGVVSRKKQIVPVLTEAFTVK, encoded by the coding sequence ATGGAAAAAGTATTGATTTTCGGACATAAAAATCCCGACACGGATACGATTACATCAGCACTTGTATATGCAGACTTAAAAAGTAAGCTTGGGATGAACGTAGAAGCTGTTCGTCTTGGGGCCATTAATGGTGAAACGCAATTTGCATTGGATCAGTTCAATGTAGAAGCCCCACGTATGGTGCAGACGGTTTCCAATGAAACAAATAATGTTATATTAGTTGACCATAATGAACGTCAACAAAGTGTTGAGGATATTGAGAATGTTCGCATTCTTGAGGTGATCGACCATCACCGTATCGCAAACTTCGAGACAGCTGATCCGCTTTATTATCGTGCTGAACCAGTTGGTTGTACTGCGACGATCTTAAATAAGCTTTATAAAGAAAAGAACATTCAAATCGATAAAAGCATAGCCGGATTGATGCTTTCCGCTATTATTTCAGATTCTCTTTTGTTTAAATCACCAACTTGTACAGAAGAGGATATAGCAGCAGCTCGTGAATTAGCTGGAATTGCAGGAGTAGATGCAGAAGCATACGGTCTTGATTTGCTAAAAGCAGGAGCGGACATGAGTAGTAAAACGCCTGCTGAATTGATTGCTTTGGATGCAAAAGAATTTGGAATGGGATCAGCAAAAGTAGAAGTCGCTCAAGTAAATGTAGTTGATACACTAGACGTACTCGCTCGTCAGGATGCAGTAGAATTGGAAATGAGAAAAGCGATTGAAGCGAAAGACCTGGATCTTTTCTTATTAGTTGTGACAGACATTCTAAGCAATAATTCAACTGCTCTTGCGCTTGGAAAGCATTCTCATCACGTGGAAAAAGCATTTAATGTGGAGCTTATTGAAAATCTTGCAGTGCTTGAGGGTGTTGTTTCTCGTAAGAAGCAAATTGTCCCTGTCTTAACAGAAGCATTTACAGTAAAATAA
- a CDS encoding SDR family oxidoreductase, with amino-acid sequence MNVLVIGANGQVGQNIVNLLHDSEQHSVKAMVRKEEQAAELSNRGIESVVASLEDTVEEIISAMNSSDAVIFAAGSGGSTGSDKTLLVDLDGAVKTMEAAEKLGIKRYVMLSALQAHNREKWNEALLPYYAAKHYADKNLEASSLDYTIVRPGGLLNEAGTGQVAIAENLERGSVPREDVAKVIVAVLSIDHSIRRSFDLISGDKSIETAISSI; translated from the coding sequence ATTAACGTACTTGTAATTGGAGCAAATGGACAGGTTGGTCAAAACATTGTAAATCTTCTCCACGATAGTGAACAACATTCTGTAAAAGCGATGGTTCGGAAAGAAGAGCAAGCCGCCGAATTATCAAATCGAGGTATCGAATCTGTTGTAGCAAGTCTTGAAGATACAGTTGAAGAAATTATCTCAGCAATGAATAGTAGCGACGCCGTTATCTTTGCAGCAGGCTCTGGAGGAAGCACAGGGTCTGATAAAACACTTTTAGTTGATCTTGATGGAGCAGTGAAGACAATGGAAGCAGCAGAGAAACTTGGTATTAAGCGATATGTTATGCTGAGTGCATTGCAGGCTCACAATAGGGAAAAATGGAATGAAGCACTTCTTCCATATTATGCAGCAAAGCATTATGCAGATAAAAACCTTGAAGCAAGTTCTCTAGACTATACCATTGTACGCCCTGGAGGCCTGTTGAATGAAGCTGGCACAGGTCAGGTAGCGATCGCTGAAAACCTTGAGCGTGGCTCAGTGCCTCGTGAAGATGTAGCGAAAGTCATTGTTGCTGTCCTTTCGATAGATCACTCGATCCGTCGTTCCTTTGATTTGATTTCTGGCGACAAATCGATCGAAACAGCAATCTCATCGATTTGA
- a CDS encoding glycine betaine uptake BCCT transporter, translating to MHKVTKVYSIGIAIAIVFVGWGVIMPGNLNQVMTVSQNFFLDQFGWFYQLASIFFLVFAIYLIFSRFGHIKLGKDTDKPEYSRLTWFAMLFSAGMGIGLLFFGVSEPMSHFSTPPYGEGGTVESAHLALRYTYLHWGFHAWAIYATIALALAYYKFRKGAPGLMSATLYPLIGDRVKGPIGITFDVIAVYATIFGVAASLGLGAQQINGGLSYLTNIPNNFTVQLIIIAVITILFTVSAGTGIKKGIKYLSNANMVLAVLLLILFLIIGPTKFVLDLFVTTFGEYVQNIFAMGMRLAPMNADNETWIQSWTIFYWAWWIAWSPFVGTFIARVSKGRTIREFMVAVTVVPTVVCAFWFGIFGGSGIFFDFTQGTDIASQSLETGLFFLYQQLPFGMVLTVITLLLIGTFFITSADSATFVLGMQTTNGSLNPPNFVKFSWGFLLSASAVVLMVTGGLESMQTAIIVSAFPLTIILLFTCWGMLKSFNEEVPRKQRSADKKPKIKKDIKTV from the coding sequence ATGCATAAGGTTACAAAAGTTTATTCGATAGGCATCGCGATTGCGATTGTCTTTGTTGGTTGGGGCGTGATTATGCCTGGTAACCTTAACCAGGTTATGACGGTTTCACAGAATTTCTTTCTTGATCAGTTTGGCTGGTTTTATCAGCTGGCATCAATATTTTTTCTGGTTTTCGCTATTTATTTAATTTTTAGCCGATTTGGACATATTAAACTTGGAAAGGATACGGATAAGCCTGAATACAGCAGACTAACCTGGTTTGCGATGCTGTTTAGCGCCGGGATGGGAATAGGGCTATTGTTCTTTGGTGTGTCAGAACCAATGTCCCACTTTTCTACCCCGCCATATGGCGAAGGAGGAACTGTTGAATCAGCTCACCTTGCTCTTCGTTATACATATTTACACTGGGGTTTTCATGCCTGGGCAATATATGCAACAATTGCCCTGGCTCTCGCTTATTATAAATTCAGAAAAGGTGCGCCTGGCTTAATGAGCGCTACACTTTATCCACTGATAGGCGACCGAGTTAAAGGCCCAATCGGAATTACATTTGATGTTATTGCAGTTTATGCAACGATCTTCGGAGTAGCCGCCTCCCTTGGGCTCGGGGCGCAACAAATTAATGGCGGGTTAAGTTATTTAACGAACATTCCAAATAATTTTACAGTTCAGCTCATTATCATTGCAGTTATTACGATATTATTTACCGTATCAGCAGGAACAGGTATTAAAAAAGGGATTAAGTATTTAAGTAACGCCAATATGGTGTTAGCCGTACTATTGCTCATTTTGTTTCTTATTATTGGTCCAACTAAATTTGTCCTGGATTTATTCGTCACAACGTTTGGTGAATATGTGCAAAATATCTTTGCTATGGGTATGCGACTTGCCCCGATGAATGCCGACAATGAAACCTGGATTCAAAGCTGGACAATCTTCTACTGGGCATGGTGGATTGCGTGGTCTCCATTTGTAGGAACGTTTATCGCTCGTGTCTCTAAAGGTAGAACGATTAGAGAATTCATGGTCGCGGTAACCGTCGTTCCTACAGTTGTTTGTGCGTTCTGGTTTGGTATCTTTGGAGGTTCTGGAATCTTTTTTGATTTTACTCAGGGAACTGATATCGCCAGCCAAAGTCTTGAAACAGGATTATTCTTTCTTTACCAGCAGCTTCCGTTTGGGATGGTCCTAACAGTGATTACGCTCTTATTAATCGGCACATTCTTTATTACATCAGCGGACTCTGCCACATTTGTTCTTGGCATGCAAACGACAAATGGAAGCCTAAATCCACCTAATTTTGTAAAGTTTAGCTGGGGATTTCTACTTTCAGCTTCGGCGGTTGTTCTAATGGTCACAGGTGGGCTTGAAAGTATGCAAACAGCAATTATAGTTAGCGCATTCCCATTAACCATCATTCTGCTATTTACTTGCTGGGGTATGCTGAAATCATTTAATGAAGAGGTACCAAGAAAACAGCGCAGCGCTGACAAAAAACCGAAAATAAAGAAAGATATTAAAACGGTTTAA
- a CDS encoding phosphatidate cytidylyltransferase, whose protein sequence is MESTLWTLAIILVALVSATIVFLTIKTNQQHKDFSGITLRVKTWWGMFFVFCLATLFNPIVSLFSLMILSFFALKEYFSMMKTRKADRRIFLWSYLAIPLQFYWILINWYGMFIVFIPVYVFLLLPLPRILGKGTLGFLRSVSSTQWGLMLMVFGLSHLAYFQIASPVHGANLVLFLVLLTQVNDVFHYLVSLYIGKRKVVPSSNPFLTIEGFILSLLATTALAYVFFPYLTPFGTLFGVLSGVLISVAGFLGSLTISVLKRDLLLGDNTRVLDLKESYLSRVDSLAYTSPVFFHVIRYFFDFM, encoded by the coding sequence CTGGAAAGTACATTGTGGACATTAGCTATTATTCTAGTCGCGTTAGTAAGCGCAACGATTGTGTTTTTAACGATTAAAACAAACCAGCAGCATAAAGACTTTTCAGGTATCACGTTACGTGTCAAAACCTGGTGGGGAATGTTTTTCGTGTTTTGCCTTGCCACGTTATTCAATCCAATTGTATCATTGTTCTCTTTAATGATATTAAGCTTCTTTGCTCTTAAAGAGTATTTTTCAATGATGAAAACAAGAAAAGCGGACCGGAGGATCTTTTTATGGTCATATTTAGCGATACCGCTTCAATTCTATTGGATTTTAATTAACTGGTATGGCATGTTCATAGTTTTTATTCCGGTTTATGTGTTTCTTTTGCTACCACTTCCTCGTATTCTAGGAAAAGGCACACTAGGGTTTCTTCGATCAGTCAGTTCGACTCAATGGGGATTAATGCTAATGGTGTTTGGTTTAAGTCATCTGGCATATTTCCAAATTGCAAGCCCGGTCCATGGTGCTAATCTAGTCTTATTTCTTGTGTTATTAACTCAAGTAAATGATGTCTTTCACTACCTTGTTTCTCTATATATCGGTAAACGGAAAGTCGTCCCATCCTCCAATCCTTTTCTTACAATTGAAGGATTTATCCTTTCCTTACTGGCTACAACCGCTCTAGCGTATGTTTTCTTCCCTTACTTAACACCATTTGGAACTTTGTTTGGGGTCTTGTCAGGTGTATTGATCAGTGTTGCGGGTTTTCTAGGTAGCTTAACCATTTCAGTATTAAAAAGAGACTTACTATTGGGAGATAATACGAGGGTATTAGACTTAAAGGAAAGCTATTTAAGCAGAGTAGATAGCCTTGCTTATACATCTCCTGTATTTTTTCACGTTATTCGTTATTTCTTTGATTTTATGTGA
- the fabL gene encoding enoyl-[acyl-carrier-protein] reductase FabL translates to MANKVALITGGTRGIGKAIARKFASEGYNLVLNFMRKKKDAEQTKQELEEEFGITVHIVKANVGEVKQITSLFNEAEETFGRLDVFINNAASGVLRPLMEIEESHWDWTQNINAKAYLFAAQEAARIMEKNGGGSIVALSSLGSIRALPNYVAVGVSKASVEAITRYLAVELSPKGIVVNAVSGGAVDTDALKHFPNREELLESAKKRNPAGRLVEPTDMADTTYFLTTPAAQMIRGQTIIVDGGLSLLGE, encoded by the coding sequence ATGGCTAATAAAGTAGCTTTAATAACTGGTGGTACTCGTGGAATCGGAAAAGCAATAGCTCGAAAATTTGCGTCCGAAGGGTATAACCTTGTTCTTAATTTTATGAGGAAGAAGAAAGATGCTGAACAAACGAAGCAAGAGCTAGAAGAAGAATTTGGAATAACTGTACATATTGTTAAAGCCAACGTTGGCGAAGTAAAGCAAATTACGTCTTTATTCAACGAAGCGGAAGAAACATTTGGTCGCCTTGATGTGTTTATTAATAATGCGGCTTCAGGTGTACTGAGACCTTTAATGGAAATTGAAGAAAGTCACTGGGACTGGACACAGAACATTAATGCTAAAGCCTATTTATTTGCTGCCCAGGAAGCCGCTCGTATTATGGAAAAGAATGGTGGCGGCTCCATTGTCGCTCTTTCAAGCCTCGGTTCAATCAGAGCCCTTCCAAACTATGTTGCAGTAGGTGTATCAAAAGCTTCTGTTGAAGCCATTACAAGATATCTTGCTGTTGAGCTCTCACCAAAAGGAATTGTTGTGAATGCTGTATCCGGTGGAGCAGTTGATACAGACGCACTTAAACATTTTCCTAACAGAGAGGAACTACTTGAATCTGCTAAAAAAAGAAATCCAGCCGGTCGTCTTGTTGAACCAACTGACATGGCCGATACGACTTATTTCTTAACAACCCCGGCCGCACAAATGATTCGTGGTCAAACGATTATTGTTGATGGCGGACTTTCCTTACTCGGAGAATAA
- a CDS encoding RNA polymerase sigma factor, with the protein MKNTKLWKGRAQYNEDKGKFSSWLLTMTRHTSIDILRKQSKEPNFELDERDALHSDEASVEDQVEWKERQELRCSCFFYL; encoded by the coding sequence ATGAAAAACACTAAACTCTGGAAAGGTCGAGCACAGTATAACGAAGACAAAGGGAAATTCTCTTCCTGGCTTTTGACCATGACACGGCATACGTCAATTGATATCCTTAGAAAACAGTCAAAAGAACCAAATTTCGAATTGGATGAACGTGATGCGCTCCATAGTGACGAAGCTTCTGTGGAAGATCAGGTAGAATGGAAAGAGCGTCAGGAACTTAGATGTTCCTGCTTTTTTTATTTATGA
- a CDS encoding MMPL family transporter, whose product MRLILKFKWPIAIALIALTAVLFILSPSLTKQAEDAGTFQLPENADSKLAADILEEAGAGDETISLVFTYNESIDEQSKKDISSIANEIEEEGSLIKNVLDPFESDEISDQLVSEDKETVLLLITVDGSDEEVNKLSERIREDIIPDGTTAYLTGEAIINHDVNESAQKGLERTEIITVVLIFGLLLAVFRSITTPFIPLLAVGVTYLLSQSIVAFLIDWFGFPVSNYTQIFLVAILFGIGTDYCILLLSRYKEELTQGHPVEDAIVNTYKTAGRTLLISGLAVFIGFTAIGFAEFPIFKSAVGVAVGIAVLMIVLFTIVPFFMALLKDKLFWPSKKSASHKDSKLWTAFGRFSINRPIWSMVIVAVITVPLLFTYDDQLSFNTVNEIGNDYDSVKGLDAIEAGFGKGDSLPVKVIIQQEENIVTEDFLPYIEMISKEIEKSDDVNSVRSITRPAGDVIDDFYVDSQLTQVGEGLNEATTGINEVQNGLTEVQNGLDDMNGQIPESGNASELEDAVTGLGHINNQLGSITEGLQQTQNVSAATEQLGQVQQQLGQIQQGLSGASSDLQGQAGQVSELSGGISQLSDGVGSSIDGLKEIENGLQDAADLVKEMGYSEALRDTGVFIPDGSLDTKEFEPAIKRYAFDDRKAVTLEVILKEDPYSTGAIDSVSEIKETVAKTIDGTPLDDATIAYSGVSSINSDLSHISTSDFTRTVIIMLVGLFIILTVLFRSMIMPLVMIGSLLLTYFISIAISELIFINLLGYDGITWAVPFFGFVMLIALGVDYSIFLLDRFNEEASIGIEEAMHLSMAKMGTVVITAAIILAGTFGAMMPSGVLSLMQIATIVITGLLLYGLIVLPLLIPAITVSFGKGIWWPFKQK is encoded by the coding sequence ATGAGACTAATTTTAAAATTTAAATGGCCCATCGCCATTGCATTAATTGCACTTACGGCCGTGTTATTCATCTTATCTCCTAGTCTTACAAAACAAGCAGAGGATGCAGGAACATTCCAGCTTCCTGAAAATGCCGATTCAAAACTCGCAGCTGATATTCTTGAAGAAGCTGGGGCTGGAGATGAAACGATCTCACTAGTGTTTACTTACAACGAATCGATTGACGAGCAATCAAAAAAAGACATTTCTTCGATAGCTAACGAAATTGAGGAAGAAGGTTCGCTTATTAAGAATGTTCTTGATCCTTTTGAAAGTGATGAGATATCTGATCAGCTTGTGTCTGAAGATAAGGAGACGGTGCTGCTTCTAATTACAGTCGACGGGTCTGACGAAGAAGTCAATAAGCTTTCGGAACGTATTCGAGAGGATATTATTCCTGACGGCACAACAGCGTATCTTACTGGTGAAGCAATTATCAATCACGATGTAAACGAAAGCGCACAAAAGGGACTTGAGCGAACTGAAATAATTACGGTTGTGTTAATTTTCGGTCTCCTTTTAGCCGTATTTCGCTCTATCACTACACCTTTTATACCTTTGCTTGCCGTTGGGGTGACATATCTACTCAGTCAATCAATCGTTGCCTTTCTTATTGATTGGTTCGGCTTCCCTGTTTCCAATTACACACAAATATTCCTTGTTGCTATCTTATTTGGTATCGGAACTGATTATTGTATTCTACTATTAAGCAGGTATAAGGAAGAATTAACGCAGGGACATCCAGTTGAAGATGCGATCGTTAATACGTACAAAACAGCCGGTCGTACGTTGTTAATTAGCGGATTGGCTGTATTTATAGGCTTTACTGCGATTGGATTTGCAGAGTTCCCGATTTTCAAATCTGCTGTAGGAGTTGCAGTAGGTATTGCTGTTCTTATGATTGTTCTCTTTACAATCGTTCCATTTTTCATGGCTTTATTGAAAGACAAACTATTCTGGCCTTCAAAGAAGTCAGCATCACACAAAGATAGTAAGCTATGGACTGCATTTGGACGGTTTTCTATTAACCGACCAATTTGGTCCATGGTTATTGTTGCGGTTATTACCGTTCCGCTTCTCTTCACTTATGATGATCAGTTATCATTTAACACTGTGAATGAAATCGGAAATGACTATGATTCTGTTAAAGGGCTCGATGCTATAGAAGCTGGGTTTGGTAAAGGCGATTCCCTTCCTGTAAAGGTTATTATTCAGCAGGAGGAAAATATCGTTACCGAAGATTTCCTACCTTATATTGAAATGATTAGTAAAGAAATTGAAAAAAGCGACGATGTCAATTCCGTACGGTCTATTACAAGACCTGCAGGTGATGTGATTGATGATTTCTATGTTGACTCCCAACTCACTCAAGTTGGTGAAGGATTGAATGAGGCCACAACTGGTATTAATGAAGTACAAAACGGCTTGACTGAGGTTCAAAATGGTCTCGATGATATGAATGGTCAAATTCCAGAAAGCGGAAATGCCAGTGAACTTGAGGATGCAGTTACTGGACTTGGTCATATTAATAATCAGCTCGGCTCCATAACTGAAGGGCTTCAGCAAACACAAAATGTGTCTGCAGCGACTGAACAACTTGGTCAGGTTCAACAGCAGTTAGGACAGATTCAGCAGGGGTTATCTGGTGCTTCATCAGATCTTCAGGGTCAAGCAGGTCAAGTGTCAGAGCTGAGCGGAGGAATCTCTCAGCTTTCTGACGGTGTCGGTTCATCCATTGATGGATTGAAAGAAATTGAAAATGGTTTGCAGGATGCTGCCGATCTGGTGAAAGAGATGGGCTATTCAGAAGCACTTCGTGATACTGGAGTATTTATTCCAGATGGGTCGCTTGATACCAAAGAATTTGAGCCGGCCATTAAGAGATATGCTTTTGATGACCGAAAAGCAGTTACGTTAGAGGTCATTTTAAAAGAAGATCCATATTCAACCGGAGCAATCGACTCGGTGAGTGAAATAAAAGAAACAGTAGCCAAAACGATTGATGGTACGCCACTTGATGATGCAACGATTGCCTATAGTGGTGTTTCAAGTATTAATAGTGACTTATCCCACATTTCAACTAGCGATTTCACTAGGACCGTTATCATTATGCTGGTTGGCTTGTTTATTATCTTGACTGTGCTTTTCCGCTCAATGATTATGCCTCTCGTCATGATCGGTTCACTCTTACTAACCTACTTCATTTCCATTGCGATCTCAGAGCTCATCTTTATCAATCTGCTCGGCTATGATGGCATTACGTGGGCTGTACCATTCTTTGGTTTTGTCATGTTAATCGCGCTCGGTGTCGATTATTCTATTTTTCTTCTAGATCGCTTCAACGAGGAAGCATCAATTGGCATTGAAGAAGCAATGCATCTCTCTATGGCAAAAATGGGTACGGTTGTGATTACCGCTGCGATTATACTAGCCGGAACATTTGGTGCTATGATGCCTTCTGGTGTGCTTAGTTTAATGCAAATCGCTACCATTGTTATTACAGGTTTACTTCTTTACGGTTTAATCGTTTTGCCACTCCTTATCCCAGCCATCACTGTTTCATTTGGGAAAGGGATCTGGTGGCCATTCAAGCAAAAATAA
- a CDS encoding MarR family winged helix-turn-helix transcriptional regulator gives MNKKLCEAVELFEEVIMYGTERVIRSFEHQIFEEYSSEQLQMLQIISKSGHISPGKLASLQGVHKSAISNRYKKLETKGLVTIVDSEEDLRGKSITLTNKGHDVVSLFNEVIYEHVEKIVLNDFHEKEIDEFLRIFRKLSSILKTEGDLE, from the coding sequence ATGAATAAGAAGTTATGTGAGGCGGTAGAGTTATTTGAAGAAGTGATTATGTATGGAACGGAACGCGTTATTCGCTCATTTGAACATCAAATTTTCGAAGAATATTCTTCAGAACAGCTTCAGATGCTACAAATTATTTCTAAATCCGGGCATATTTCCCCTGGTAAACTGGCATCCCTACAGGGGGTTCACAAAAGTGCCATTTCAAACCGATACAAGAAGCTTGAAACAAAGGGGCTTGTCACTATTGTCGATTCGGAAGAAGACCTGAGAGGAAAGTCTATTACTCTTACTAACAAAGGACACGACGTTGTTTCATTATTTAATGAAGTCATCTATGAGCACGTAGAAAAGATCGTATTAAACGATTTTCATGAGAAGGAAATAGATGAATTTCTACGTATCTTTCGTAAGCTTAGTTCAATTCTTAAAACAGAAGGAGATTTAGAATGA
- a CDS encoding AbrB/MazE/SpoVT family DNA-binding domain-containing protein produces MKSTGVVRKIDELGRIVIPKELRRTLDIQVKDPIEIFISENKVILQKYQADMACMITGDVLDENMTFGNGSIVLSPAGMAILQEELESKSGLKHQEMLKAK; encoded by the coding sequence ATGAAGAGCACAGGTGTAGTTAGAAAAATTGATGAGCTTGGCCGAATTGTCATTCCAAAAGAACTCCGCCGTACGCTAGATATTCAAGTAAAGGACCCTATTGAAATCTTCATAAGTGAGAACAAGGTGATCTTGCAGAAATACCAGGCGGATATGGCCTGTATGATTACAGGCGACGTATTGGACGAGAACATGACATTTGGCAATGGAAGCATTGTTCTAAGTCCGGCAGGGATGGCTATTTTACAGGAAGAGTTAGAATCCAAATCGGGGTTAAAACACCAAGAAATGCTAAAAGCTAAATAG